In Rattus rattus isolate New Zealand chromosome 3, Rrattus_CSIRO_v1, whole genome shotgun sequence, one genomic interval encodes:
- the LOC116895881 gene encoding baculoviral IAP repeat-containing protein 1b-like produces MENWVEGDDPIEEHTKFFPNCVFLQTLKASADAIPAPQSHCARPEAMETTRESNHEDGVAVHSSVADLGQSEAQWFQEARSLSEQLRGTYTKASFRHMNLPGIVQPRTDPTCLAAGVLISKACHPASASGPDDPRGANLSSVMCVGGGWQWKDNLPEEDGFSSGHQDAVPVEQVPAGLLPLLRSIRADQGLADIICAQLPEAGGCISEVSLSSGIQHLQHQVLFLLDDYSGMDSLPQALDTLITKNYLSRTCLLMAVHTNRVRDIRPYLDTVLQIKEFPFYNTVYILKKIFSHDIIRVRRFICYFHFHKYLQGIQKTPLFVAGVCTDWLQNPSDQPFQDVTIFKSYMQYLFLKHKATAGPLQATVSSCGHLALTGLFSSSFEFSSDDLAEAGVDEDEELTTCLMSKFTAQRLRPVYRFLNPLFQEFLAAMRLSELLGSDSQEDQDLGLYYLRQINSPLKAMSIYHTFLRYVSNHPSSKAGPKVVSHLLQLVDEKESPENMSENEHYMKFHPETLLWSQCLRGLLQLSPESFSLFISERLLSIALNFAYQSNTVAACSPVILQFLQGRTLDLKVLNLQYFLDHPETLLLLKSIQVLFNGNNRVQRIDFSLMDKSFEKIQPPTIDQDYAFAFQPMSECQRNLAEKENIIKNYDDMKYQDPLNISSGYWKLSPKPYKIPRLEVGVNNMGPADQALLHVLMEIFSASQSIEFHLFNSSGFLESIRPALELNKTSVTKCSMSRLELSRAEQELLLTLSALQSLEMSVGASTDKNVNNNNTSRHARMEERTLTDSKPWKKNYRQLVINERGRVRDELPYRYDHT; encoded by the exons ATGGAGAATTGGGTGGAAGGTGATGACCCAATAGAAGAACACACCAAGTTTTTTCCCAA CTGTGTGTTTCTTCAAACACTGAAGGCCTCTGCAGACGCGATTCCAGCCCCTCAGAGCCACTGCGCACGTCCAGAAGCCATG GAAACCACAAGAGAAAGCAACCATGAGGATGGAGTGGCAGTTCATTCTTCTGTGGCAG aCTTGGGTCAGAGTGAAGCCCAGTGGTTTCAAGAGGCCAGGAGTCTGAGTGAGCAGCTGAGAGGCACCTACACCAAAGCCAGTTTCCGCCACATGAACCTGCCAGGAATTGTTCAGCCTCGCACTGACCCCACTTGCTTGGCTGCAGGTGTCCTCATTTCAAAAGCATGTCACCCGGCCAGTGCAAGTGGCCCTGACGATCCCCGAGGTGCCAATCTTAGCTCTgtcatgtgtgtggggggaggctGGCAGTGGAAAGACAACCTTCCTGAAGAGGATGGCTTTTCCTCTGGGCATCAGGATGCTGTCCCTGTTGAACAGGTTCCAGCTGGTCTTCTACCTCTCCTTCGCTCCATCAGAGCAGACCAGGGACTGGCCGACATCATCTGTGCCCAgctcccagaggcaggaggatgcatCAGTGAAGTGAGCCTGAGCAGCGGCATCCAGCACCTACAACACCAGGTCCTGTTCCTGTTGGATGACTACAGTGGGATGGACTCCCTCCCCCAAGCCCTAGACACACTGATTACCAAAAACTACTTGTCACGGACCTGCTTACTGATGGCCGTCCATACCAACAGGGTCAGGGACATCCGCCCATACCTAGATACAGTTCTACAGATCAAAGAGTTTCCCTTCTATAATACTGTCTATATATTAAAGAAGATCTTCTCACATGACATAATTCGTGTGCGAAGATTTATATGctactttcattttcataaatatttacaaggaATTCAAAAAACACCTCTCTTTGTGGCAGGAGTATGCACTGACTGGCTTCAAAATCCATCTGACCAGCCCTTTCAGGATGTGACCATTTTCAAGTCCTACATGCAATACCTGTTCTTAAAGCACAAAGCTACAGCTGGGCCTCTCCAGGCCACCGTGTCCTCCTGTGGGCATCTGGCCTTGACAGGGCTTTTCTCATCGAGCTTTGAGTTCAGTAGTGATGACCTCgcagaggcaggagttgatgaaGATGAAGAGCTCACCACCTGCTTGATGAGCAAATTCACCGCCCAGAGGCTGAGACCAGTCTACCGGTTTTTAAATCCTCTGTTCCAAGAGTTTCTTGCTGCCATGAGGCTCTCAGAACTCCTAGGTTCAGATAGTCAAGAAGACCAAGATCTGGGACTGTATTATTTGAGACAAATTAACTCACCTCTGAAGGCTATGAGCATCTACCACACTTTTTTGAGGTATGTCTCCAACCACCCTTCCTCAAAGGCAGGGCCAAAAGTTGTATCTCATTTGCTTCAGTTGGTGGATGAGAAAGAGTCCCCAGAGAACATGTCTGAAAATGAGCATTACATGAAGTTCCATCCAGAAACTTTGCTGTGGAGTCAGTGTCTTAGAGGGCTGTTGCAGCTGTCTCCTGAatctttctctttgttcatttCAGAACGTTTATTGAGCATTGCCCTAAACTTTGCTTATCAAAGCAACACAGTTGCTGCATGCTCTCCAGTTATTTTGCAGTTCCTTCAAGGGAGGACACTGGATTTGAAAGTACTGAATTTACAGTACTTTTTGGACCACCCAGAAACCCTGTTATTATTGAAGAGTATTCAGGTCTTATTTAATGGGAATAACAGGGTACAGAGAATTGATTTTTCTCTCATGGacaaatcttttgaaaaaatacaGCCACCAACTATAGATCAGGACTATGCCTTTGCCTTTCAACCTATGAGTGAATGCCAGAGAAATTTagctgaaaaggaaaacataataaagaaCTATGATGATATGAAATATCAGGATCCACTAAATATTAGTAGTGGCTATTGGAAACTATCCCCCAAGCCGTACAAGATCCCTAGGCTGGAAGTTGGAGTGAACAACATGGGTCCGGCAGACCAGGCACTGCTCCATGTCCTAATGGAAATCTTCTCAGCTTCACAGAGCATTGAGTTCCATTTATTCAACAGCAGTGGCTTTCTTGAAAGCATCCGCCCAGCTCTGGAGCTGAATAAGACCTCTGTCACCAAGTGTTCCATGTCCAGGCTGGAGCTCAGCAGAGCAGAACAGGAGCTGCTTCTCACCCTGTCAGCCCTGCAGTCTCTTGAG